The genomic DNA GTAGCACCACCAACGAAGATGGATAGAGATCAGCTGACGGCGGAAGGTTATTACGGCATTTATGGTCGGGCAGGGGTGCGTATCGAAACGCCAGGGTGCTCATTGTGTATGGGTAACCAAGCGCGAGTGGCAGAAAAATCTACCGTGCTTTCAACGTCGACGCGTAACTTCCCGAACCGACTTGGCACGGGCGCGAATGTCTATCTTGCGTCAGCAGAGTTGTCTGCTGTCGGCGCGATCCTTGGTCGTATTCCGACCAAAGAGGAGTACCTTGAGTACGCGGAGCAAATTAACGCGACCGCCAGCGATACCTATCGCTACCTCAACTTCCATCAGATGGATGCCTACACCAAAAAAGCGGATGATGTGATTATTAAAGCCGCGGTATAACCGCCTTTTACTCACAGGATCATTCAAAGCGCCCCACTACAGGGGCGCTTTTTTTATGCGTGTTAAGCGGTTGTGGGTCGATGGGAGGAGAGTCGGATCATGCGTGCGATGTTTTCACTGGTACGAATGAGGTTTTTTTTACTGTTCATTAGCGCGTCGCTCAATTCACAGGGGCCGGCTTGAATGGGAAATATCGCCGTGACGCCTTGCTGGTAAAGCGCCTCGCAATCGTCACCCACGCTGCCTGCGAGCACGATGACGGGAATACGATGGGCATGTGCGATTCTAGCAACAGCGGCAGGTACTTTGCCGTGCTGGGTTTGTCCATCGACACGGCCTTCGCCTGTGATCACCCAATCGGCTTGTATCAATACGTGGTGGGCATGGGTGCGTGAGAGTAACAATTCCACCCCTGGCTCAAGCTGCGCGCCGAGTAACCCGCCGAGTGTCGCGCCGATCCCGCCAGCCGCGCCAGCGCCTGAAAAGTGGCAAATGGACTGTCCCAATTGTAGGTGGCAAATACTGGCAAAGCGGTGCAGGTATTGCTCCAATTCTCGAATGTCTTCTTCCTGGGCGCCTTTTTGTGGCCCAAAGACGGTGGTAGCGCCATGCGGTCCACATAATGGATTGTCTACATCGCAGGCGGCAGTGAGTTTGACCGTGTTAAGGCGAGCATCCAGTCCGTCAAGATCCAGCGTCATCAGTGCACCCAGGCCCTCTCCTGTAGGCGGTATTGGTTTGCCCGCGCCATCAAGGAGCTTGGCGCCCAGGGCGGTCAGAATCCCTGCACCAGCGTCATTGGTGGCACTGCCCCCCAAGCCGATAATGATCTCATCAATGTCATGGTCAAGCGCGGCACGAATGAGCTCACCGGTGCCTAAGCTGGTGGTATGACGTGGATTGCGTGCGTGAATAGGCACCAAAGGCAGCCCAGATGCACTGGCAACATCAATAACCGCAAGCCGATGCTCGCGGTTGATAATAAAATCGGCGGTCACCGAGCGAAAATCGGGTCCAGTAACCTCGCAGTGATAACGCTCGCCACCAAGTTGGTCGAGAAAGCTTTGTGCAAAGCCTTCACCCCCGTCAGCCATTGGCAGTTGAGAGAAACGGGCGTTAGGCAAAATAGGCGCGATGCCAGCCTCGATCGCCTGAGCAACGTGGCGAGCACTGAGGCCTTCTTTAAATGAATCAGGTGCGATCACGATATGCATTAGCCTATCCTTTACTGCTTACTGTTATTCCATTTAAGTATGGTTGAAGTGACAGCTTGATGACAGCCTCGGCTTGGCAATTATAGGAAAAAGCCGGACAATAGCGTGCCAAATTTGGAGGTCAGTGTGGATTACGAATTTTCTCGCAACAGTTTTGATGACAGCTACCGGATTGTTTTTTCTATGGGACATGAAGCCATAGGACGTTGGCTATTGGATGAACTCGGCACGGAGCTGACGCAAGTGACAGCCTGTCTACATACTCTGCAGCAACTTGAGTCAGAGCAGCAGTGGCGCGGGCATACGTTCACGCTTACCGCCAATCATGATGAGGTCGTGGTGGTGGCGAATGCGATGCTGCAACCTGCCTCGGATGACGCGCAAATCATGCTCAATGAGCAAGCGCTGACCTTTTATGATGAAGAAAGCTACGCCGCGTGTGGTTACCAAGACTTTTTGGAAATGCTAGACGCCTACCAAGACTTTATTGCCCGTTACGGTCGACGTTAAGCGGGCTCACTGAGTTAGCTAGTCATCGATGAGCACGTATTACCGTGTGCGTGCTTTGAATCGATGAATCTTTCCCCGTTTTTTATCCTTATTCTCGCTTCTATGTTCCCCATTGGTGCAATCGTGTACCGCTCCCGCGGGTATGCGCTGTGTTGGTGAATAATTCGCACTTATATGGTGCAAATCACCGCCTTTATTTCTATTTGTTTTTTAAGTTATTGAATATTAACTAATTAATTATTGGCACGGCTCTTGATAGTTAGACGATGATGCAAACACAAGGACTCAGGAGAAGGATATGAAACTGATTAGCGCCATTATCAAGCCATTCAAGCTTGATGACGTACGTGAAGCGTTGGCGGATGCTGGCATTGACGGCATGACTGTCTCAGAGGTGAAAGGCTTCGGCCGTCAAAAAGGGCACACAGAGTTATACCGCGGTGCTGAGTATCAGGTCGACTTTTTACCCAAAGTAAAATTAGAAATCGCGGTGCAGAGCGAGCATGTCGACAGTGTCGTGGACGCGATCTCTAAGGCTGCACAAACCGGCAAGATCGGCGATGGCAAAATCTTCGTCTTTGATCTTCAGCAGGCGGTGCGTATCCGTACTGGTGAGATGGATCTGGAAGCAATTTAAAAACAGGGAGTAAAGACAATGGAACTGGTAAACACGGTGACTGAATTGCGCTACGCGCTCGACACCTTTTTCTTTCTTTTATCCGGTGCGCTAGTGATGTGGATGGCAGCAGGCTTTGCCATGTTAGAGGCAGGGCTAGTACGCTCAAAAAACACCACTGAAATACTGACCAAAAATATCTGCCTCTATGCCATCGCATGTACCATGTACCTGTTAGTGGGCTACAACATCATGTACGTGGATAACAGCGGTGGTGGCTTTATACCGTCTTTCGGTACCTTGATTGGCACGCAAGGGGCGGACGCGGATCACTCGCTTGAATCAGACTTCTTCTTCCAAGTGGTGTTTGTGGCGACAGCGATGTCTGTGGTGTCAGGCGCGGTGGCTGAGCGTATGAAGCTGTGGGCGTTCCTGGTGTTCTCTGTCATCTTAACTGCGGTGATTTATCCGGTTGAAGGTTATTGGACCTGGGGCGGTGGCTTTCTCTCAGAAGCAGGCTTTAGCGACTTCGCTGGCTCTGGGATTGTTCACATGGCCGGTGCCGCTGCGGCACTCGCAGGTGTTCTGCTCTTGGGGGCGCGTAAAGGGAAATACAGCAAAAATGGCAAAATCAATCCCATCCCTGGTTCAAACCTGCCCCTCGCTACCCTAGGTACTTTTATCTTGTGGTTCGGCTGGTTTGGCTTTAACGGTGGTTCACAGTTGATGGTGTCGGATTTTGAAAACGCGACCGCGGTCGGGCAAATCTTCTTGAACACCAATGCGGCTGCGGCTGCGGGTGCGATTGCTGCTTTGCTGGTGTGTAAAACCATGTGGGGGAAAGCGGATTTGACCATGGTACTCAACGGTGCGTTAGCCGGCTTAGTGGCCATCACCGCGGATCCGCTATCACCTTCACCTGTGGCAGCGCTGATCATTGGTGCGGTATCAGGTGTGGTTGTGGTCTTCAGTATCGTTGGTCTTGATAAGATTAAAATTGATGACCCTGTTGGTGCTATCTCTGTGCACGGTGTGTGTGGCTTCTTCGGCTTGATGGTTGTGCCTTTAAGTAACACAGGGGCAACCTTTGGTGCGCAGCTTTTGGGTGCGGCAGTGATTTTTGCTTGGGTATTTGCGGCAAGTTTCCTCGTGTGGCTAGTGCTGAAAAACACCATGGGTATCCGTGTTACCGAAGAAGAAGAAATGTCAGGGATGGATTTACATGACTGTGGCATTGATGCATATCCCGAATTTGTTAGCGTAAAATAGTCAGTTACACTTAACTCGATTAAACTCTGAAACGAAACCTTACATTTTTGGATGTAAGGTTTCTTTGTTTTTGCGTCTGATCATATTGAGCCCTGAGTCATTAGTTGTATACTAACGAAACTGAGATTCGTTATCATTTATCATCATATTTAAGGACTGCCACGATGAAAAAACTACTGATTGCCTCGGCTATCACCGCAAGCCTATTAGGAACCAGCGCCGCGGTTGCGTCCGAAGAAGTCAATGTTTACTCGTATCGCCAACCTTTCTTGATTGAACCCATGTTCGATGCGTTTACCGAAGAGACCGGCATTGAGGTGAATGTTAAATTCGCCAAAAAAGGCATGGCGGAAAAGGTTAAGCAAGAAGGTGAGTACAGCCCGGCTGACGTTTTGCTAACCGTTGATATTTCACGCCTTCAAGAGCTGGTTAATCAAGACGTGGTTCAGCCTGTACAGAGCGCGGTGATCGACCAAAACGTGCCTGAGCAGTTCCGTGATAGTGAAGACAAGTGGGTTGCGCTGACAACACGTGCCCGTGCGGTATACTCATCACGTGAGCGTGTGGGTAAACTAGGTGATGATTTTGACTACCTTGACTTGGCAAAACCAGAATGGAAAGGCAAGATTTGCACCCGTTCAGGCAAACACCCATACAACGTTTCTTTGGTATCAGCCATCATTGAAAACCACGGTGAAGCGAAAGCCAAAGAGTGGTTAGAGGGCGTAAAAGACAACCTCGCGCGTAAACCACAAGGCAATGATCGTGCACAAGTGAAAGCGATTAAAGAAGGCCTGTGTGATGTATCGCTAGGCAACAGCTATTACCTAGGTAAAATGCTGAATGACGAAGAACAAACAGCGTGGGCGGAAGCGGTTTACTTGAACTATCCTGGCCAAAACGCGCACGGTACGCACGTGAACGTGAGTGGCATGGCGATGGCGAAGTACGCGCCGAACGAAGAAAACGCGCTAAAACTAATGGAATTTTTAACGTCAGACAAAGCACAGCATATGTATGCTGAGGTGAACTTCGAAGAGCCTGTGAAGCCGGGTGTTGAGCAGTCTGAGCTGGTGGCGTCTTGGGGCGACTACAAGCATGACCCAATGCCGCTTGAGGCGATTGCGGATAACTACAGCCAGTCAGTGAAACTGCTGGATGAAGTGCAGTTCGACCTGTAAGCCATTGCATAGGGGCGGATGCCGCCCCTGTTGTCTTTCTCTGACGCCTTAATGTAGTAGGCCATGCGAGATAGATTACCCATTATAAAAACCAGCAGTTGGAGCTTAGCTCTGTTGCTGGTTTTGCCGATCTTAGCGATCTTTTATACCGCGGTAGGCGACACCGGGGATATTTTCCCTCATCTGTTTGATACCGTACTACCGACTTATACCTTGAACACCAGCTTGTTAGTGGCTGGCGTGGTGGCGATTGCGATTATCCTCGGGGTGCCCACCGCGTGGATGCTGGCCATGTATCAGGTACCGGGCAGCCGACAACTGCAGTGGGCGATGGTGCTTCCGCTTGCGATGCCGGGCTATATTATTGGCTATATCTACACTGACTGGTTTGACTACGCAGGCCCATTGCAACGTGGCTTGCGGGCACTGTTTGAATGGCAAACGGTCAATGATTACTGGTTTCCCGATATGCGTACCTTGCCGGGTGCGTGTTTTGTGCTGGCGTTAGTCTTATACCCTTATATCTACTTGCTCACCCGTGCCGCGTTTATGGAGCAAAGTGTCACCTTGACCCACTCAGCGCGTTTGCTCGGTTGCTCGCCGATGCAAAGCTTTCGTCGCATTTCTTTACCGTTGGCACGGCCGGCGATTGCGGTGGGGGCCTCTTTGGTGGCGATGGAGGCGCTGGGCGATTTTGGTACGGTCAATTACTTTGCGGTCAGCACCCTTACAACCGCAGTCTATGATACTTGGTTGAGCTACTCGAGCTTAACCGCTGCCGCCAAAATCTCTGCGATCATGCTGGTTGCTATCTTCCTTTTGATCAGTGCTGAACGTTATGGGCGACGTAAACAAGCACAATTTAGTCCAAGCTCGAGCAGTGATGCGATTGAGAAAATGCCCTTAACAGGCTGGCGCAAAGTCGGTGTGTTAGCGTGGTGCTGGAGTCTGCTGTCACTGGCGTTTATTTTACCCCTGTTACAGCTTTTGGTGTATGCATGGCACTACTACGAAAAAAATGCGGTCAGCGAATTTGCCACCTTTAGCTATAACAGCTTTTATACCTCAAGTTTAGCGGCGCTCATTGCCGTTGGCATTGCGTGGACAGTCAATGTGTATCGCCGCCTGCGTGGGCATGGGGTCAGTGTGGCGCCCATGCGATTGGCGTCTATGGGGTATGCGGTGCCGGGGACGGTGCTCGCGATTGGCGTGATGTTAGTGCTGACGCGCGGCGATCACTTCATTAACGATATCGCCACCCATTACGGCTGGGGACGGCCTGGCCTCCTATTATCTGGCACCATGGTGGCCTTATTGGTGGCCTTTGTTGTGCGGTTCAGTGCCGTCGCCATTGGCAGCATTGAATCAAGCATGGCCAAAATTCCTCCTTCATTGGATATGGCGGCGCGAACCATGGGGTGCACCACCACAGGGGTGATTCGCCGTGTGCATTTACCCCTAATTCGGCGCGGCACGCTCATTGCGATGCTGTTGGTGTTTATTGAGTCGATGAAAGAGCTCAATGCGGCCATTTTATTGCGCCCTTTTAACTTTGAAACACTGGCCACCTATGTGTACAACTTTACCTCGGATGAGCACCTAGAGTATGCCGCCTTGCCTGCGATTTTGTTGGTCGTGGTTGGTTTGGTCCCCCTTATCCTGATTAACCGGTCATTGGAGCAAAAATATCAATGAAGTGTGCGCTCGCGATAGAGAATTTGACCTGCAGTTATAACGGCACTCCTGTTTTAAAGGATTTGTCGCTGCAAGTCGCGCCGGGAGAAATTGTGTGCTTGCTCGGCGCCAGTGGCTGCGGGAAGACGACGTTGCTAAAAGCAATGGCAGGATTAATGCCATTATCCTCAGGAAAGCTATCGATTGGGTGCAAACTCATGGACGATAATCAGCATTCAATCCCGCCAGAGCAACGCAATATTGGGATGATTTTCCAAGACTATGCGCTGTTCCCACACCTTACGGTGGCAGACAATGTGGGGTTTGGTCTGTCTGGATTCAGCACGGCAGCACGAAGTGAAAAAGTGACTGAGATGCTCAAGCTGGTGCGTCTGGCGGAGCTGGGTGACCGCTATCCTCACCAGCTCTCGGGCGGCCAACAACAGCGCGTGGCGATTGCGAGAGCGCTGGCTTATGAACCCGATCTGTTATTGCTTGATGAGCCCTTTTCAAATATTGATACCCAGGTTCGTCATGATTTAATTGAAGAAATCCGACGCATTTTTAAATCCCAAGGCGTCACGGCGATCCTTGTGACGCATAGCCGAGAGGAAGCATTCGCGTTTGCCGATAAGCTGGCGGTAATGAATCAGGGGCTCATTGAACAGTATGGCGATACCACAGAGGTGTATTACCAACCTGCGAGCCGTTTCGTCGCTGATTTTCTTGGCCAGGGCTCTTATGTGCCCGTAACGGTCTCGTCGCAAGAACAAATGCAGACACCGCTCGGCCCTTGGCCTCGTCCGGTGCATTGTCATCCAGGCGCGCATTGGTGGCTACTGAGACCGCAGTTTCTCAGTATCCGTGCTGATGAGAAGGGGGAAGGACAGGTGTTATCCCAACAGTTTATGGGTGACAGCAGCCGTTATACCATCGATATCCATGGTCAAAAACTGTCGGTACACGCGCGTGAGCCGCTATTGGTGGGAGATAAAGTCAGTTTACATATTCGCCCTCACGAACCAGTCCTTTTCAATGATGGGCCGAGTTTTATTGACGATTAAGACACCAGAACCAAAAAAGCCAACCGAAGGGTTGGCTTTTTACGGCGCGACTACGATTAGCTTTGCTGGCAAAGTACATCAATATAGTGTTGAGCCATGGCGTTTAAAGCCGTTTTGTCTGGTTGCTGGTGCGCCTGTAAAAATAGCACATAGCACACCCCAGCCAACATACTGGCAAGCTCACGCGGTTGGTGACGGTCGACCATCTCACCTTTTGCCATCCCATGCTGGAACACTTGTTCGAACTGATCCATCGCGTCTCGACTGCCTTTGACAAAGCGTGGCCAAATATCCTCGCGAATAGAGGTACTCCACTCAAACCAGACTTTCATCCAAGCTTTGTCTGCCAGTGCCGTGTCGATAATTTGCGAGGTAATGCAGTTTAGCGATGCTCGCATCGATTGATCTTGCTCGGTGCACTCATTAATGAGTTTAATGAAGTGTTTCTCGGTCTGGGCCAAGATCTCTTCCACCAAGTCTTCACGGGTTGGGAAGTAGTTAAATACTGTTGCGACGGAGACATCTGCCATTTCGGCAATATCGGCGTGCCCCGCACGACCAATCCCGCGTTTGGCAAACACATCTAAGCCACACCCTAATAACTGCTCTTTGCGGCGCTCGGGCGATAGCCGCGTCCTTGTTCTCTCATTTGATTGAGCCATCCTAAAACCTGCCAACTTATTTTTGGTTTGTACAAATTAATTATTGTTTGTGCTAATGACTTTATTATTAGCGGGGTTGAGTTTATACCAGCCATTTATGGCCTGACAACGGCTAGAAGCCTGATCTAGGCCGTAAAAACGTAATTTTGTCTGCAAAAAAAGTCATTCATTACAAAAAACAAAGGCATGGATTATTTTTTCTTATCAATCAGTGTGATACCCAACTAGTGTGCGGGTGCATAAGCGATGAAAACGCGCTCGCTGGGATCCGCAATCGATTTAGTGCTAGACTATGCCACCTTTGTTAGTGACCTCCCTTTTGTGGAGAGACAACCATCGGGGCAGATATGAAACACACCGTTGAAGTGATGATTTCAGAGCAGGACGTTCAGGCGCGAGTGAAAGCCTTGGGCGCCGAGATCAGCGAGCACTATAAAGACTCACCGGAGTTGGTATTAGTGGGGCTGCTGCGTGGCTCGTTCGTTTTCATGGCGGATTTATGCCGTGCGATTGACATGCCGCATGCGGTCGACTTTATGACTGCATCAAGCTACGGCAACAGCATGGAAAGTACGCGTGATGTGCGTATTTTGAAAGATTTGGATGATGATATTAAAGGCAAAGACATACTCTTAGTCGAAGATATCATCGATACCGGCAATACGCTGAGTAAGGTGTGTGAAATCCTGTCTTTGCGCGAGCCAAATTCAGTACGTATTTGTACCTTATTAGATAAGCCTGAGCGCCGAGAAGTCGACGTCAAGGTTGATTGGCTGGGCTTTACGATTCCAGATGAATTTGTGGTCGGTGTGGGCATCGATTATGCGCAAAAGTACCGCCATCTGCCGTACGTTGGTAAAGTGATTCCGTTGGACTAAAGGGTTCAAGGAATGCGAAAGGAGAAAGCCGAGCCTATGCTCGGTTTTTTTGACCCCATGATACAGGCGAGTGCCAACCTTCCTTGTTAGAGACGTAGGGAAGGATTAATACTCGACTTGGTCAGGCACAAGTTCACACATTGCCGCTTGGTAGTTTATTTCTAGCGATTCCCGACTATTGGCGGTCATCCCCAGATCCCGCAAGATCCCATCGGTGGTGTCGTAAAACCAGCCATGAACCTTTACATCTTGGCCGCGTTCCCAGGCGGCTCGCAAAATCGTTGAATTGCCCAGATGATAAACCTGCTCTGCGACATTGATCTCACACAGTCGATTACCGCGTGCTTGCGCAGGCAATTGGCTCAGGTAGCTTTTGTGTTTGAGGTAGAGGTCGCGAATATGTAGCAACCAATTGTTAATTAAACCCAGCTCAGGGTTTTCTATAGCCGCATGTACCCCGCCGCAGCCGTAATGCCCACAAACAATAATGTGCTTGATTTGCAGCACGTCGACGGCGTACTGCACGACGGATAGGCAATTTAAATCGGTATGAATAACTTGATTGGCGACATTACGGTGGACAAAAAGCTCGCCAGAGTCGAGACCAGTCAAGCGCTCTGCGGGCACACGACTATCGGCGCAACCAATCCATAAGTATTCAGGGTGTTGCTCTTTGGCAAGGTCGGCAAAAAACTGTGGGTTAGTATCACGAATGTCTTTTGACCAGGCTTTATTATTGGCGAACAACGCTTTGATTTGGGCCATATTCACGCAAGCTTTTGGTAATGTAGTCGTTTACCACTATACCTTAATGACCGAGTGTGAAATACACTGAGATCAATATTCACATTCTTTTACATCTGTCACGCCCAATAGATCACGCTGTTTACCTTCAAAGCCACTGCTCGGATCGGTTAATCCAAGAAAACTCGTATACTGTCTTTTCCATCATCAATGCAGTAGAGGGTAGTGAGTGTTTGATAAAGGACGATTTGCACAGCTGACATTAAAAGGGGATCTATTTGGTGGGGTAACCACCGCGATAATCTCATTACCATTGGCACTTGCATTTGGTGTCGCCTCTGGGGCTGGCGCGGAAGCGGGGCTATGGGGCGCGATTTTAGTCGGGTTGTTTGCCTCGCTATTTGGCGGGTCGTCTACGCTGATTTCTGAACCGACCGGCCCAATGACAGTGATCATGACCACGGTATTAACCGCCATGATGGCGCGTTACCCGGAAGGGGGCGTAGCTATGGCATTCACCGTCGTCATGATGGCGGGGGCGTTCCAAGTACTGATTGGCAGCTTAAGGCTGGGGAAATACGTCACCTTAATGCCTTACAGTGTGGTATCCGGCTTCATGTCAGGGATTGGGGTGATTTTGATTTTGCTCCAGCTTGCCCCCTTGCTGGGGCAAGCGGCACCTTCTGGCGGGGCGCTTGGCACACTTAAAGCATTGCCGGACTTACTCGCTAATGCCGATTTTAAAGAGGTATTTCTCGGGGCGCTGACCCTTGGCATCTTGTTTTATTTTCCGGCGAAATATCGCCGTTTTATTCCCGCACAGCTTGTCGCGCTCGTCAGTATCACTTTGGTTTCAATTTTATTGTTTGATACCGACAGCATTCGTCGTATTGGGGAAATCCCCACTGGCTTACCTTCGCTAGTGATCCCGCATATCACGACAGAGCATTTTACCGCGATGGTGATTGATGCCCTCGTGCTGGGCACCTTAGGGTGTATTGATACCTTATTAACCGCGGTAATTGCTGACTCACTGACTCGGCAAGAGCACAACTCTGATCGCGAGCTGCGCGGGCAGGGCATTGCCAATATGATTGCCGGGTTATTTGGTGCGCTCCCTGGCGCGGGGGCCACTATGGGCACCGTGGTGAATGTGCAAGTGGGGGCGCGCTCTCCTTTGTCGGGGATATTGCGGGCGGCGATGTTAGCCGCGGTGGTATTGGTGGCAGGTGCGCTCACCGCGCCGATCCCGATGGCGGTACTCGCGGGCATTGCGGTATATGTCGGGTTTAATATCCTCGATTGGAGCTTTCTTCACCGCGCCCATAAAATCAGTTTGCAACAAACCGGTATTATGTATGGCGTGATGGCGCTGACGGTGTTTGTTGACTTGATTGTTGCCGTCGGCCTAGGGGTATTCATTGCCAACTTATTGGTGATTGAGCGCCTAAGCCGAGAGCAAGCCAAGCAAGTACGGGCCATCAGTGATGCCGAAGATGATGAAGTGCCGCTGGATGACGAAGAACGTGCGCTGCTTGATGCGAGCAATGGCCAAGTGTTGTTTTTCTATCTTTCAGGACCGATGATTTTCAGTGTCTCGAAAGCAATTGCACGCCAGCATGCCCACATCAACGAGTTCCGTGTGATGATTCTGGACCTAAGCGATGTGCCCATGTTGGATATGACCGTTGGTTTGGCATTAGAGAACGCGATTAAAGATGCGCGTGAGGCTGAGTGCACGGTGTTTTTACTGTGTCCGCACGACGAAACGCGCGAGCAGCTGCAGCGCCTTCATATCGGTGATTGGGTCCGAGAGGCGCATATCTTTACCACACGCAAACCGGCGCTCGAGGCGGCCAACCGCTTGGTAGAAGTGATGCCATAGCGGGCTGTTCAACGTATGTTACACGTCAATGCACGCAAACTCGCTAACTGGCGCCATGAGCGGGTTTGTGTGCTGTCATGGCTTTTTAGGGTGATCCACGCGTTACCCGCTTAGAAAAAACACGTCATCACGATCACTTAAATACAAGATATTTAGTGAATCTTTGCCACATTTCTCATCATTTTATTCTTTTTGGTTGAAAACTAACCATGCGTTTCCTCTCCTGATTTGATCTTGTGCACATTCCTATATACTGGCGCGCGCACTGGGGACCCCCCGTGCCAGTGAGTAAAGCCGTCATGGCCGTGATACTGCATACGACTTGAAAGGATCAGCTGTTTTGAAATTCGAACGATTCAAGAACTGGACCCTGAAAGGGGACCTGTTTGGGGGCGTCACCACGGCGGTTATTTCTTTGCCCCTCTCGCTGGCGTTCGGGGTAGCGTCTGGTGCAGGCGCGGAAGCCGGGATGTGGGGCGCCATTTTGGTGGGGCTTTTTGCCGCGTTATTTGGTGGCTCTTCAACCCTTATCTCAGAGCCGACCGGTCCGATGACAGTGATCATGACCGCGGTACTTACCACCATGGTGTCACGTTACCCCGAAGGGGGCATGGCGATGGGCTTTACCGTGGTCATGATGGCCGGCTTATTCCAAGTGATCTTGGGGACCTTGAAGCTTGGAAAGTACGTTACTTTAATGCCATATAGCGTGATATCTGGGTTTATGTCCGGTATTGGCGTTATCTTGATCATTTTGCAGCTGCCGCCTTTGTTGGGACACGTGCCCCCTGAAGGAGGCGTGCTGGGCACACTGAGGACGTTGCCTGAGCTGATTGCACACACTCAGCGCAGTGAGCTTTTATTGGGGCTGCTTACGCTTGGGATCCTCTTTTCTTTCCCACAAAAATATCGCCGTTATATGCCGGTACAACTCGTTGCCTTGGTGGTGGTGACTTTGCTGTCAATGTGGTGGTTTGATCTCGAGGCGATTCGCCGAATTGGTGTGATCCCAACTGGCTTGCCAACCTTGATGCTGCCACACATCGACAGTGAGGTACTGACCACCATGGTGGTGGATGCGTTAGTGTTGGGGACCTTGGGCTGTATTGATACTTTGCTCTCTGCGGTAATCGCTGACTCGTTGACGCGCGAAGAGCACGACTCGGATAAAGAGTTGCGTGGTCAGGGGCTGGCCAATATGGTGGCGGGATTATTTGGCGCTTTGCCGGGAGCGGGTGGCACCATGGGCACGGTTGTTAATGTGCAAGTAGGCGGACGTTCACCGTTTGCGGCCATTGTGCGCGCCCTTATTCTAGCGGCGGTAATCTTGGTCGCAGGCTTTTTGACCGAGCCCATCCCGATGGCAGTGCTGGCAGGTATCGCCATCTATGTGGGCTTCAAT from Salinivibrio kushneri includes the following:
- a CDS encoding glycerate kinase — its product is MHIVIAPDSFKEGLSARHVAQAIEAGIAPILPNARFSQLPMADGGEGFAQSFLDQLGGERYHCEVTGPDFRSVTADFIINREHRLAVIDVASASGLPLVPIHARNPRHTTSLGTGELIRAALDHDIDEIIIGLGGSATNDAGAGILTALGAKLLDGAGKPIPPTGEGLGALMTLDLDGLDARLNTVKLTAACDVDNPLCGPHGATTVFGPQKGAQEEDIRELEQYLHRFASICHLQLGQSICHFSGAGAAGGIGATLGGLLGAQLEPGVELLLSRTHAHHVLIQADWVITGEGRVDGQTQHGKVPAAVARIAHAHRIPVIVLAGSVGDDCEALYQQGVTAIFPIQAGPCELSDALMNSKKNLIRTSENIARMIRLSSHRPTTA
- a CDS encoding YacL family protein, coding for MDYEFSRNSFDDSYRIVFSMGHEAIGRWLLDELGTELTQVTACLHTLQQLESEQQWRGHTFTLTANHDEVVVVANAMLQPASDDAQIMLNEQALTFYDEESYAACGYQDFLEMLDAYQDFIARYGRR
- the glnK gene encoding P-II family nitrogen regulator, which produces MKLISAIIKPFKLDDVREALADAGIDGMTVSEVKGFGRQKGHTELYRGAEYQVDFLPKVKLEIAVQSEHVDSVVDAISKAAQTGKIGDGKIFVFDLQQAVRIRTGEMDLEAI
- a CDS encoding ammonium transporter; its protein translation is MELVNTVTELRYALDTFFFLLSGALVMWMAAGFAMLEAGLVRSKNTTEILTKNICLYAIACTMYLLVGYNIMYVDNSGGGFIPSFGTLIGTQGADADHSLESDFFFQVVFVATAMSVVSGAVAERMKLWAFLVFSVILTAVIYPVEGYWTWGGGFLSEAGFSDFAGSGIVHMAGAAAALAGVLLLGARKGKYSKNGKINPIPGSNLPLATLGTFILWFGWFGFNGGSQLMVSDFENATAVGQIFLNTNAAAAAGAIAALLVCKTMWGKADLTMVLNGALAGLVAITADPLSPSPVAALIIGAVSGVVVVFSIVGLDKIKIDDPVGAISVHGVCGFFGLMVVPLSNTGATFGAQLLGAAVIFAWVFAASFLVWLVLKNTMGIRVTEEEEMSGMDLHDCGIDAYPEFVSVK
- a CDS encoding Fe(3+) ABC transporter substrate-binding protein, encoding MKKLLIASAITASLLGTSAAVASEEVNVYSYRQPFLIEPMFDAFTEETGIEVNVKFAKKGMAEKVKQEGEYSPADVLLTVDISRLQELVNQDVVQPVQSAVIDQNVPEQFRDSEDKWVALTTRARAVYSSRERVGKLGDDFDYLDLAKPEWKGKICTRSGKHPYNVSLVSAIIENHGEAKAKEWLEGVKDNLARKPQGNDRAQVKAIKEGLCDVSLGNSYYLGKMLNDEEQTAWAEAVYLNYPGQNAHGTHVNVSGMAMAKYAPNEENALKLMEFLTSDKAQHMYAEVNFEEPVKPGVEQSELVASWGDYKHDPMPLEAIADNYSQSVKLLDEVQFDL
- a CDS encoding ABC transporter permease — its product is MRDRLPIIKTSSWSLALLLVLPILAIFYTAVGDTGDIFPHLFDTVLPTYTLNTSLLVAGVVAIAIILGVPTAWMLAMYQVPGSRQLQWAMVLPLAMPGYIIGYIYTDWFDYAGPLQRGLRALFEWQTVNDYWFPDMRTLPGACFVLALVLYPYIYLLTRAAFMEQSVTLTHSARLLGCSPMQSFRRISLPLARPAIAVGASLVAMEALGDFGTVNYFAVSTLTTAVYDTWLSYSSLTAAAKISAIMLVAIFLLISAERYGRRKQAQFSPSSSSDAIEKMPLTGWRKVGVLAWCWSLLSLAFILPLLQLLVYAWHYYEKNAVSEFATFSYNSFYTSSLAALIAVGIAWTVNVYRRLRGHGVSVAPMRLASMGYAVPGTVLAIGVMLVLTRGDHFINDIATHYGWGRPGLLLSGTMVALLVAFVVRFSAVAIGSIESSMAKIPPSLDMAARTMGCTTTGVIRRVHLPLIRRGTLIAMLLVFIESMKELNAAILLRPFNFETLATYVYNFTSDEHLEYAALPAILLVVVGLVPLILINRSLEQKYQ
- a CDS encoding ABC transporter ATP-binding protein is translated as MKCALAIENLTCSYNGTPVLKDLSLQVAPGEIVCLLGASGCGKTTLLKAMAGLMPLSSGKLSIGCKLMDDNQHSIPPEQRNIGMIFQDYALFPHLTVADNVGFGLSGFSTAARSEKVTEMLKLVRLAELGDRYPHQLSGGQQQRVAIARALAYEPDLLLLDEPFSNIDTQVRHDLIEEIRRIFKSQGVTAILVTHSREEAFAFADKLAVMNQGLIEQYGDTTEVYYQPASRFVADFLGQGSYVPVTVSSQEQMQTPLGPWPRPVHCHPGAHWWLLRPQFLSIRADEKGEGQVLSQQFMGDSSRYTIDIHGQKLSVHAREPLLVGDKVSLHIRPHEPVLFNDGPSFIDD